The Kryptolebias marmoratus isolate JLee-2015 linkage group LG18, ASM164957v2, whole genome shotgun sequence genome includes a region encoding these proteins:
- the LOC108247550 gene encoding myomegalin isoform X1, with translation MLDVVKMKDTCRICARELCGNQRRWIFHPGSKLSLQVLLSHALGQELTRDGRGEFACSKCAFMLDRMYRFDTVVARVEVLSLERLHKLLQEKERLRQCIGGLYRRNNPEDGAGGPPDSAPVVDLSALREVRYSDLIQDDLALSVYESWADKEDPEQQVHQCTAADSGLKPRRCRGCAALRVTDSDYEAVCKVPRRMGRRSTSCGPSTRYSTATLGGEDHTRTSAGSEVPPVTFEVRSGMDLRTPSPASSVESLDLPTNHKCQAEPEPEEASGRRDVPWDKPPSEDFLSGLDMILTLLRTSEYRPVKSRRGSKLPVLVKAKLDHFLAPHLSVPPRSPCGGTAHCELYPQQAIPEVLTICPDPVLQEELRDMEEDWLDDYLQFGPVQFQQVLMDEQQGRLGRYERAAGQCVGELQKAQNRVCSLQAKIRESETRNQKLQERLAEMELELRSAREEAQQQERNVQNLTDAVGSREAEVSELYRVIEEQNKMLSSLRDLQRSGSEAAPGQTEVLALQASLFQAQLELQAGQRAQRQAARAQEVQNRALERLEKDLQGALQHRRETDRHNQELQLVLQKVRSALQENEEQLRQNQQERQREDEEAQRTIKELRTSLQTKEKLVEEYCELLEDPKGTRDSQVLKLRQRITERDRALERAVDEKFRSVEQKEEELHGLQLLLRERDRDLDRQRCVLSNNEETIASLEALLRGKVLELDRVSNAWRTVQRQQQDGEDRQNRILREKDAIVGQLQEVLHARTQEAQELRCSLLPQVHSAPGLVLEELKVRLQLKDRLFQEVLADQTRQAQEHQEQVQDLLRTISCRDQYIQDSTSRLGEVLAEQASRLQELRRQLSSGSGSQPDSGPELQELQELQEELRLALRREQENRAAQLASLSRSLNMKEETIRDLQRQLADPSDLPLVERLTQEVQELREILVQQDAGLVPGRDRDWPNGRQPEFGGLSSEDNEDLKSEVTGSVDEGDPKAQDVDGPGLTGVQQLLEQKQEVENQLRELKTQLDKSGFSSLSHMRKALFSLQAENEGLKQGMLGGEKEEEEEEESCELWDAWDEELSPSQDSANELKDGLQRPPLSQRTVCLQQQSRDLQERLMVSEATVQVQAEQLKDYRDLLTETAVQQDSKQVQVDLQDLGYETCGRSENEAERDGTSSPEFDDLEMCTSLDCGSQWWPASSSSSTKTTTQSSGSGDEASSLQRLVEDLHSQLSRSQGVIRGLQSRLRSLSTPGTSSAPRKVNWSSPQSGTEEDEGWQSSDGGVSASPRHLHPDKDLQELTSRVDALEDQLRKGGKKTEDGDSATWPGNIDSLIKAQARELSHLRQRLREGRGVCSILTQHLGDTTKAFEELLRANDVDYYMGQSFRDQLAQGSALAQRVSSKISGRDRSEDPDEKTELLAIRLSKELQQKDKVIESLRAKLNLHHHHRPDTPCSSHALSDTTDQSDRISYVSDEHGSTNEDPEFCFDVDGANELGLEETRSSAGVRTESHHAISVSRRPSAPPSVTSSHRSQSCLSCPSMHCSGSPHRPADVQSLTAPVFTSCHPLTSSSSQRTPLSVPLPPSTRRTQSSRRVGFCLAEVQQELQMLQKQLRGDERFPSPRSRPLSGFPLAHQQPVDPSSFLPPLSFQSFQPSPFSSAASSISLDAGVAMRGGAGLLESSALWEMTYGSRAPRVGADLSTGSSGYQSGTSHTGSDLMKEHLREIRSLRQRLEDSIQTNDRLRQQLEDKMTRTASEKGGPTNIYIQGLDSVSQLSSKIRLLKEENFSLQAQLKLAATEGSKEAEHLREAVLLEQSRVKEAELDAERWAGLSRQLQAEAEVQRQEAAQLKQDRLRNQETINRLQHEASVLQQQLNESRSLVPELQNELQTRRRDTGQVNDSFDPRELHVQLDHQLIGQTDMSPAARRRLFSENVPPLPVRGAGVSGASSPQRPEQKHREAADPDTSPPQAPAPGGSFADRRGCHALGHLQDFKALQQQLLEGSALLLNMEAALCSLKASQQLHQPSDSGCVRKLLSDSQTLNRILQEAHSLLRRFWRAALPDSDGTRLDGSLAEEVVSLRLKLSERETALQETTDRLRSSSLSRDSMERLIVSQLSRTRDVLQKAKSNLQENQLRISSSSSFLLLPHLTC, from the exons ATGCTGGACGTGGTGAAGATGAAGGACACCTGCAGGATCTGCGCCCGGGAGCTCTGCGGGAACCAGCGCCGCTGGATTTTCCACCCAGGATCCAAACTCAGCCTGCAGGTCCTGCTGTCTCACGCCCTGGGCCAGGAGCTGACCCGGGACGGGCGCGGGGAGTTCGCCTGCTCCAAATGCGCCTTCATGCTGGACCGCATGTACCGCTTCGACACGGTGGTGGCCCGGGTGGAGGTCCTGTCCTTGGAGCGCCTCcacaagctgctgcaggagaagGAGCGCCTGCGGCAGTGCATCGGGGGTCTGTACCGAAGGAACAACCCGGAGGACGGCGCCGGGGGTCCGCCTGACAGCGCCCCGGTGGTGGATCTGTCCGCTCTCAGGGAGGTCAGGTACTCGGACCTGATCCAGGACGATCTGGCGCTCTCTGTGTACGAGTCCTGGGCGGATAAGGAGGACCCGGAGCAGCAGGTCCACCAGTGTACCGCAGCGGATTCTGGACTGAAGCCACGGCGGTGCCGGGGCTGTGCTGCTCTCCGGGTCACTGACTCGGACTACGAGGCGGTTTGTAAGGTGCCCAGAAGGATGGGGCGCAGGAGTACTTCCTGTGGCCCATCTACCCGGTACTCCACAGCCACCCTGGGTGGAGAGGACCACACCAGAACCTCTGCAGGGTCTGAGGTACCACCTGTGACCTTCGAGGTTCGTTCAGGGATGGACCTGAGGACTCCCAGTCCTGCGTCTTCTGTAGAATCTCTGGACCTCCCAACAAACCATAAATGTCAGgcggaaccagaaccagaggaggCTTCAGGAAGAAGGGACGTCCCCTGGGACAAACCCCCGAGCGAGGACTTCCTGTCCGGGTTGGACATGATCCTGACCCTTCTGCGGACCTCAGAGTACCGGCCTGTGAAGTCCCGCAGGGGTAGCAAGCTCCCAGTCCTGGTCAAAGCCAAACTAGACCATTTTCTGGCACCACACCTGTCCGTCCCCCCACGGTCCCCCTGCGGAGGGACGGCCCACTGCGAGCTGTACCCCCAGCAGGCCATCCCAGAGGTTCTGACCATCTGTCCGGATCCGGTCttgcaggaggagctgagggacATGGAGGAGGACTGGCTGGACGATTACCTTCAGTTTGGTCCGGTTCAGTTCCAGCAG GTTCTGATGGACGAGCAGCAGGGCCGGCTCGGTCGGTATGAGAGAGCAGCGGGTCAGTGTGTCGGGGAGCTGCAGAAGGCCCAGAACCGGGTCTGTTCTCTGCAGGCCAAGATCAGAGAGAGCGAGACAAGAAACCAG AAGCTGCAGGAGCGTCTCGCTGAGATGGAGCTGGAGCTGCGGTCGGCCCGAGAGGAGGCCCAGCAGCAGGAGAGGAACGTCCAGAACCTCACTGATGCCGTCGGCTCCAGGGAGGCGGAG GTTTCTGAGCTGTACCGAGTGATCGAGGAGCAGAACAAGATGCTGAGTTCTCTCAGAGACCTGCAG CGGTCCGGTTCCGAGGCTGCTCCGGGTCAGACCGAGGTTCTGGCTCTGCAGGCATCTCTGTTCCAGGctcagctggagctgcaggCCGGGCAGCGGGCGCAGCGGCAGGCGGCCCGGGCTCAGGAGGTCCAGAACCGGGCCCTGGAGAGGCTGGAGAAAgacctgcagggggcgctgcagcACAGGAGGGAGACGGACAGACACAACCAG gagctgcagctggttctACAGAAGGTCCGATCCGCTCTGCAGGAGAACGAGGAGCAGCTGAGGCAGAACCAGcaggagagacagagggaggacgaggaggcccagaggaccATCAAAGAGCTGAGGACGTCCCTGCAGACCAAAGAGAAGCTTGTGGAG GAATACTGCGAGCTGCTGGAGGATCCGAAGGGAACCAGAGACTCTCAGGTTCTGAAACTTCGTCAGCGGATCACGGAGCGAGACCGAGCTCTGGAG CGAGCCGTGGACGAGAAGTTCCGATCCGTGgagcagaaagaggaggaaCTTCATggtcttcagctgctgctccggGAGAGGGACAGGGACCTGGACCGGCAGCGCTGCGTCCTGTCCAACAACGAGGAGACCATAGCT AGTCTGGAGGCACTGCTGAGGGGGAAGGTTCTGGAGCTGGACCGGGTGTCCAATGCCTGGAGGACCGTCCAGAGACAGCAGCAGGACGGAGAGGACAGGCAGAACCGGATCCTCAGGGAGAAGGACGCCATCGTGGGTCAGCTGCAGGAGGTGCTGCACGCTCGGACGCAGGaggctcag gagctgcGCTGCTCCCTGCTGCCTCAGGTCCATTCTGCTCCTGGCCTGGttctggaggagctgaaggtcCGTCTCCAGCTTAAGGACCGCCTCTTCCAGGAAGTGTTGGCCGACCAGACCCGTCAGGCCCAGGAGCACCAGGAGCAGGTCCAAGATCTGCTCAGAACCATCAGCTGCAGGGATCAGTACATTCAG GACTCGACGAGCCGACTCGGAGAGGTTCTGGCTGAGCAGGCGTCCAGACTCCAGGAGCTCCGCAGACAGCTGAGCTCTGGTTCTGGATCGCAGCCGGACTCGGGCccggagctgcaggagctgcaggagctgcaggaggagctgcgCCTGGCCCTGAGGAGGGAGCAGGAGAACCGGGCCGCCCAGCTGGCCTCCCTCAGCAGGAGTCTGAACATGAAGGAGGAGACGATCCGG GACCTCCAGAGGCAGCTGGCGGATCCGTCAGACCTCCCTCTGGTGGAACGGCTCACCCAGGAGGTCCAGGAGCTGAGGGAGATTCTGGTCCAGCAGGATGCTGGCCTGGTACCGGGCAGGGACCGGGACTGGCCCAACGGCAGGCAGCCCGAGTTCGGAG gtCTGAGTTCAGAAGATAATGAGGACCTGAAGAGTGAAGTCACTGGAAGTGTTGATGAAGGCGACCCGAAGGCGCAG GATGTGGATGGTCCGGGTCTGACGGGggtccagcagctgctggagcagAAACAAGAGGTGGAGAATCAACTGAGGGAGCTGAAGACGCAGCTGGACAAGTCTGgattctcctctctgtctcatATGAG GAAAGCTCTGTTCAGCCTGCAGGCAGAGAATGAAGGTCTGAAGCAAGGCATGCTGGGAGgtgagaaggaagaggaggaggaggaggagagctgtGAGCTGTGGGACGCCTGGGACGAAGAGCTGTCTCCATCTCAG GACTCTGCTAATGAGTTGAAGGACGGTCTGCAGCGTCCCCCTCTGTCTCAAAGGACGgtctgtctgcagcagcagagcagagaccTGCAGGAGAGGCTGATGGTGTCAGAGGCCACGGTCCAGGTCCAGGCCGAGCAGCTCAAAGACTACAGAGACCTGCTGA cagaaacagccGTGCAGCAGGACAGTAAGCAGGTCCAAGTGGACCTGCAGGACCTGGGCTATGAGACCTGCGGCCGCAGCGAGAACGAGGCTGAGAGGGACGGAACCAGCAGTCCAG AGTTTGATGACCTGGAGATGTGCACGTCCCTGGACTGTGGTTCCCAGTGGTGGCCCgccagctccagcagctccaccaAAACCACCACGCAGAGCTCCGGCTCCGGGGACGAGGCCTCGTCTCTGCAGCGCCTGGTGGAGGACCTCCACTCGCAGCTGTCCCGCTCCCAGGGGGTGATCCGTGGGCTGCAGAGCCGCCTCCGCTCCCTCTCCACCCCTGGTACCTCCTCCGCTCCCCGTAAGGTCAACTGGTCATCCCCGCAGAGCGGGACGGAGGAGGATGAGGGCTGGCAGTCCTCTGACGGAGGGGTGTCGGCGTCGCCCCGTCACCTCCACCCAGACAAGGACCTGCAGGAGCTCACGTCCCGAGTGGACGCCTTGGAGGACCAGCTGAGGAAAGGTGGCAAGAAGACGGAGGATGGAGACTCTGCCACGTGGCCAGG gaACATCGACTCGTTGATCAAGGCTCAGGCCCGAGAGCTGTCCCACCTCCGCCAGCGGCTGCGCGAGGGCCGAGGTGTCTGCAGCATCCTCACCCAGCACCTGGGGGACACCACCAAGGCCTTTGAGGAGCTGCTGAGGGCCAACGACGTCGACTACTACATGGGCCAGAGCTTCAGGGATCAGCTGGCTCAAGGCAGTGCTCTGGCTCAGAGGGTCAGCTCCAAGATCAGCGGGC GGGATCGTTCTGAGGATCCAGACGAGAAGACGGAGCTGCTCGCCATCCG ACTCAGtaaagagctgcagcagaaggaTAAAGTCATCGAGTCTCTGCGAGCAAAACTAaaccttcatcatcatcatcgacCTGACACGCCCTGCAGCAGCCACGCCCTCTCCGACACCACCGACCAATCAGATCGCATCTCCTACGTCTCTGATGAGCACGGATCCACCAACGAGGACCCGGAGTTCTGCTTCGATGTGGATGGGGCCAACGAGCTCGGCCTGGAGGAAACACGGAGTTCTGCCGGAGTCAGGACAG AATCTCATCATGCCATCTCCGTGTCACGCCGTCCGTCTGCCCCTCCATCCGTCACCTCCTCCCATCGCTCCCAGTCCTGTCTCAGCTGCCCCAGTATGCATTGCTCCGGCTCGCCGCACCGACCTGCAGACGTGCAGAGTCTGACAG CGCCGGTCTTTACTTCCTGTCACCCtttgacctcctcctcctcccagagGACCCCCCTCTCTGTCCCCCTTCCCCCCTCGACCCGGCGAACCCAAAGCAGCAGAAGAGTGGGTTTCTGTCTGGCTGAGGTCCAGCAGGAGCTGCAGATGTTACAGAAACAGCTAAGAGGCGATGAGA GGTTTCCCAGCCCCCGGTCCAGACCCCTTTCTGGTTTCCCGCTGGCCCACCAGCAGCCGGTCGACCCGTCCTCCTTCCTGCCTCCCCTCTCCTTCCAAAGCTTCCAGCCGTCTCCGTTCAGCAGCGCCGCCAGCAGCATCAGCCTGGACGCCGGTGTGGCCATGAGAGGCGGGGCCGGCCTGCTGGAGAGCAGCGCATTGTGGGAAATGACCTACGGGAGCCGAGCGCCGAGAGTCGGAGCCGACCTGTCGACAGGATCGTCGGGGTACCAGTCGGGTACCAGCCACACAG GCTCAGATCTGATGAAGGAGCACCTGAGAGAGATCCGGAGTCTGAGACAGAGACTGGAGGACTCCATCCAGACCAACGACCGCCTCCGacagcagctggaggacaaaATGACTCGGACCGCCTCCGAAAAAG GTGGTCCCACCAACATCTACATCCAGGGTCTGGACTCAGTCAGCCAGCTTTCCAGTAAGATCCGACTCCTGAAGGAGGAGAACTTCAGTCTGCAGGCGCAGCTGAAACTCGCCGCCACAG AGGGCAGTAAGGAGGCGGAGCATCTCAGGGAGGCGGTGCTTCTGGAGCAGTCCAGGGTCAAGGAGGCGGAGCTAGATGCAGAGAGGTGGGCGGGGCTAAGCAGGCAGCTGCAAGCAGAGGCCGAGGTTCAGAGGCAGGAGGCCGCGCAGCTGAAACAGGACAGACTGAGGAACCAGGAGACCATCAACAG GCTACAGCACGAGGCGAgtgtcctgcagcagcagctgaacgaGAGCCGCAGTTTGGTCCCCGAGCTTCAGAACGAGCTTCAGACGCGACGCAGAGACACAG GACAGGTGAACGACAGCTTTGACCCCAGAGAGCTGCACGTTCAGCTGGACCACCAGCTGATTGGTCAGACGGACATGTCGCCTGCAGCCAGGAGGCGACTCTTCAGCG AAAATGTCCCGCCTCTTCCTGTCAGAGGCGCCGGAGTCTCTGGCGCTTCGTCTCCTCAACGACCcgagcagaaacacagagaggcaGCTGATCCAG aCACCTCGCCTCCGCAGGCTCCGGCCCCGGGCGGCTCCTTCGCTGACCGTCGTGGCTGCCACGCGCTCGGACACCTCCAGGACTTCAAggcgctgcagcagcagctgctggaggggaGCGCCCTCCTCCTCAATATGGAGGCTGCTCTGTGTTCCCTAAAGGCCTCGCAGCAGCTCCATCAG CCTTCAGACTCAGGATGTGTCAGAAAACTGCTGTCGGACTCTCAAACCCTGAACCGGATCCTGCAGGAGGCCCATTCTCTGCTGCGCAGGTTCTGGAGAGCCGCTCTGCCCGACTCTGACGGAACCAGACTG GACGGGTCCCTGGCGGAGGAGGTGGTTTCTCTGCGCCTGAAGCTGTCGGAGCGAGAGACGGCTCTGCAGGAGACGACGGACAGACTGAGGAGCTCCAGCCTCAGCAGAGACAGCATGGAGCGCCTCATCGTCAGCCAGC tgtCCAGAACCCGGGATGTCCTGCAGAAAGCCAAGTCCAACCTACAG gagaaccagctcaggatctcctcttcctcctccttcctcctcctccctcacctGACCTGTTAA